GACCGTGTCGATCCTCGTCCAGCCGAACACGGCGCGCCCGTTGGCGGTGTCGGCGCGTCCGGCCGCGCGGGCATCGGGCATGATGTCCAGCCTGCGGGCATCGTCGGCCGTCAATGTCACGACGCTGGCGCCGGTATCGACGAGGAAGCGGACCGGTTGGCCGTCGATCAGCGCGGTCGCATAGAACAGTCCGTCGCTGGCGCGCGGCAGCGACGTGGCCGCAGGTGATGTCGGCGCGGCCGGATCGGGCGCCATGGCCACGGCCGGCCGGGCGGACAGATCGCTGGGCGCGACCACGGCGGCGCGGGCGCGATGCTGCGCGTGATGATCGATCGCCCGGGGCATCCACAGTCCCGCCACGCCGAGCGCGATCCCGATGAGGACCGAGCTGACGTCGCGGCGACGCAGCTGGCGGGCGATATCGGCGCGCCGCGCCGCGCGGCGCAGCATGTCGGCGGCGGGCCTGATCCGGCGGCGCCTGCGGGGCTCCGACGATTCGATGGTGACGGACGTGTTCATCGCCCGCGTCCGGACAGCCGGCCGCCTGGCCGTTTCAATGGTTCGTCGCGCATCCCACACCCCGCGAACTTACTGTGCAGCGTTCACCATGTTCTTCGGCTGGGCCCGTGCCAAAGCCGATAAGACGGGCATGACGTGCGGCGCGACGAATATGCCTGATCCGGACCTTTCGGTCGGGCCACGCCGCTGGCGCCTTCGGGCTTTTCAAGCACGCCCGATTGTGGTCGGGAGCCTCGCGTAACGAGGAGACACGCAGTGAAGACCCGCGCCGCCGTAGCGTTCGAAGCGAAAAGCCCGCTGGAGATCGTCGAGGTGGATCTCGAAGGCCCCAAGTTTGGCGAAGTCCTCGTCGAGATCATGGCGACGGGCATCTGCCATACCGATGCCTACACGCTGGACGGGCTCGATTCGGAGGGCATCTTCCCCTCGATCCTCGGCCATGAGGGCGCGGGCATCGTGCGCGAGGTGGGGCCGGGCGTCACCAGCGTGAAGCCGGGCGATCATGTGATCCCGCTCTACACGCCCGAATGCCGCCAGTGCAAAAGCTGCCTCAGCGGCAAGACCAACCTGTGCACCGCGATCCGCGCGACGCAGGGCAAGGGCCTGATGCCCGATGGCACGACGCGCTTCAGCTACAAGGGCCAGCCCATCTTCCATTACATGGGTTGCTCGACCTTCTCGAACTTCACCGTGCTGCCCGAGATCGCCGTGGCGAAGATCCGCGAGGACGCGCCGTTCAAGACGAGCTGCTATATCGGCTGCGGCGTGACGACGGGCGTGGGCGCGGTGGTGAACACCGCCAAGGTCGCGCCGGGCGACAATGTTATCATCTTCGGGCTGGGCGGCATCGGCCTCAACGTGCTGCAGGGCGCGAAGATGGCGGGCGCGAACATGATCGTCGGCGTCGACATCAATCCCGATCGCGAGGAATGGGGCCGCCGTTTCGGCATGACCCACTTCGTGAATCCGAAGGACGTGAGCGGCGACATCGTCCAGCATCTCGTCGCGCTGACGGACGGTGGCGCGGACTATACGTTCGACTGCACCGGCAACACGACGGTGATGCGGCAGGCGCTGGAAGCCTGCCATCGCGGCTGGGGCACCAGCATCATCATCGGCGTGGCCGAGGCGGGCAAGGAGATCAGCACGCGGCCGTTCCAGCTGGTCACGGGCCGCAACTGGCGGGGCACGGCCTTCGGCGGCGCCAAGGGCCGTACCGACGTGCCCAAGATCGTCGACTGGTATATGAACGGCAAGATCGAGATCGATCCGATGATCACCCACGTGCTGACGCTGGACGAGATCAACAAGGGCTTCGATCTGATGCATGCGGGCGAAAGCATCCGCAGCGTGGTGGTGTTCTAACCGACGGGGAGACGAGGCATGTTCAGCCATGTGATGATCGGCGCGGACGATATCGATGTCGCCAAGCGCTTCTACGACGCGGCACTGGGCACGCTCGGCGTGCCGGAAGGGACGATCGATAGCCGGGGGCGGATCGCCTACAGCCATGCTGGCGGCCGCCTGATGGTGACCAAGCCGATCAACGGCGATCCGGCCTGCCATGCCAATGGCGGCACGATCGGCTTCGCTGCCACCTCTCCCGAGGCGGTGGATGCCTGGCATGCGGCGGGCGTCGCCGAGGGTGGCAAGCCGTGCGAGGACGGCCCCGGCTGGCGCCAGAGCCCGATCGGCAAGCTCTACCTCGCCTACATGCGCGATCCGGCCGGCAACAAATTGTGCGGGCTCTACCGCGCCCCCGACGCCTGATCCGCGTGGAGCAGCTTTCGGCCCATCGCGCCTTCGGCGGCGTGCAGGGCGTCTTTCGCCACGCATCCTCCGCCACCGGCACGGGCATGACCTTTTCGGTCTATGTGCCGCCGCATGCGGAAGGCGCGAAGCTGCCGGTGGTCTGGTATCTCTCCGGGCTCACCTGCACGCATGCCAACGTGACCGAGAAGGGCGAGTTTCGCGCGGCCTGTGCGGAACTGGGCCTGATCTTCGTGGCGCCCGATACCTCGCCGCGTGGCGACGGCGTCGCCGACGATCCGGCGGGCGCCTATGATTTCGGGCTGGGCGCGGGCTTCTATGTCGATGCGACCGAGGCGCCTTATGCGGCCCATTATCGCATGTGGACCTATGTGACCGAGGAACTGCCCGCCTTGATCGGCGCGCATTTCCCCGCGGACATGGCGCGCCAGTCGATCATGGGCCATTCGATGGGCGGACATGGTGCGCTGACGATCGGGCTGAGCTTTCCCGATCGCTACAAGGCCGTCTCCGCTTTCGCGCCGATCGTGGCGCCTTCGCAGGTGCCTTGGGGGGAGAAGGCGCTCGGCGGCTATCTCGGGCCGGATCGGGCGGCATGGGCGAAGCATGACGCGGTGGCGCTGATCGAGGCGGGGGCACGCCTGCCCGATCTGCTGGTGGATCAGGGCGGGGCGGACACGTTCCTGGAGAAGGAATTGCGGCCGGATCTGCTGCGCGAGGTCTGCGCGGCGGCGGGGCAAAGGCTGACGCTGCGGATCCAACAGGGCTACGACCACAGCTATTATTTCATTTCCACCTTCATGGCGGAGCATCTGGCCTGGCATGCGGAGCGGCTGGGGTAGGGTTTCCGGAAACCGTCTCGGGTCGTCATGCCGGACTTGTTCCGGCATCCACCCATCTCCACGTGCTTCGGGCCGCTGTTCCCGCCGATTGGTGGACCCCGGAACAAGTCCGGGGCGACGGCTTCGGAGGAGTTGGCGCTTCGGGAGCGATGGGGCGCCCGACCCGAAGGTCGCGCCCGTGGGCGCCCGCGCAGATATGCGTACTCTCGGCATCGGGCCGCCGCTTTTCCCGCCGTGACAGTTGTACCCGGCGCCCGCGATCGACAAAGCGCGGTCATGTTCCAGCTCCTCTGGGTACCCGCCACGATCGCGGCGTCCATTTTCCAGGTCGGTCGCAATGCGCTTCAGCGGGGGGTGATGGCCTCGGCGGGGGCGTGGGGCGCTACGCTCGTGCGCTTCCTGTTCGGTCTGCCCTTCTCGCTCCTGTTCGTGGCCGTGGCGCTGGCGGTGGTGCCGGCCGCGCATCCCCATTTCGGCTCGGCCTTCTGGATCTCGGCGGTGACGGGCGCGGCCTCGCAGGTGCTGGCGACCGCCGCCTTGCTGGTGGCGATGCACCGCGCGGGCTTCGCGGTGGGGACGGCGCTGCAGCAGAGTTCGCTGCCGCTGGCGGCTCTGCTCGGCCTCGTCATCTATCATGATCGATTGAGCGGCACGGCCTGGGCGGGCGTGGTGATCACGACGGCGGGGCTAGTGACGCTGAGCTGGCCGAGCGAGGGCGCGAGCGGGAAGCCGCACGGCCTGTCCGGTGCTTTCTTCGGCGTGCTTTCGGGGCTGTGCTTCGGATTTTCGCTCAATGCCTTCCGGCATAGCGCGCTGGCGCTGGAACCGGCGCATCCCGTCTATGCGGCGATCCTGAGCGTGGCGGTGGTGCAGGCGATGCAGGCCGTGACGCTGACGGCGGTGCTGGCAGTCCGCGATCCGGCGGCGTTGCGCGCGGTGTTCGCGAACTGGCGATCCTCGCTCGGCGCGGGGCTGTGCGGCGCCTGCGCGTCGGCGGGGTGGTTCATCGCCCTGGCCCTGTCGCCGGCCGCGCCGGTGCGCGCGCTGGGCGTGATCGAAGCGCCGATCGCCGCCTTTGCCGGGCATCGGCTGTTCCGCGAGACGCTGCACCTGAAACAGATCGTCGCGGTGGCGGCGGCGATCGGCGGGATCGTGCTGACCTCGCTTTTCTGAGGGGCGATTCGTTACAGAGCGGGCAGGTTTACACCTTCATGTCGCCGTGGAGGGTGCAGCCGCCACATTCGTCGATCTCGATCTGGATCGTCGTGTGGTCGATCCTGAACTTCTGTTTGAGGCGCTCCGCCAGACCCGCCGCGAAGCTGGGCCCCGGATAGCCGGCCGGAAGGACGAGATGGGCGGTCAACGCGGTCTCGGTCGTGCTCATCGGCCAGATGTGGAGATCGTGGACGGCCGACACGCCGGGTTCGGCCGCGAGGAAGGCGTCGACCTCTTGCGGATCGATGCCGGGCGGGGCGGCGTGCAGGCTCATGTTTACCGAATCGCGCAGCAGGCTCCACGTGCCGATCGCGACGATCGCGGTGACGATCAGGCTGACGGCGGGATCGATCCAGACGAGGCCGGTCTTCAGGATCGCGAAGCCCGCGACGACGACGCCCGCGGAAATGGCGGCGTCTGCGGCCATGTGGAGGAAGGCGCCGCGAATGTTGATGTCATGATCGCGGCCGCCGGCGAACAGCATCGCGGTGGCGCCGTTGATCAGGATGCCCACGGCCGCGACGATCATCATCGTCACGCCCTGCACCGGCTCCGGCGCGAAGAAGCGGCCGATCGCCTCCACCGCGATCACGCCGATCGCGACGAGCAGCATCAGTGCATTGAGCAGGGCGGCGAGGATCGAGGAACTGCGCAGCCCATAGGTGTAGCGGCCCTTGGGCGCGCGCTTGCCGAGGCTGGCCGCCGTCCAGGCGATGCCGAGGCCCAGCACGTCCGAGAGATTGTGGCCCGCATCGGCCAGCAGCGACATGGATCCGCTGGCGATGCCGTAGCCGGCCTCGACCACGACGAAGACGAGGTTGAGGCTGGTGCCGATCGCGAAAGCGCGGCCGAAGCTGGCGGGCGCGTGGCTGTGGCCATGGCCGCCATGCGAATGGCTGTGCGCATGGCCATGCGTGCGATCATGGGCGTCGTCATGGCTGTGACCATGATCGTGCCCATCATCGTGGCTGTGCCCATCAGTCTGATCGTGAACGTGCGGCGGTGACATGGCGCGCTTTATGTCAGGCATGGGGCCGAATGTCGCCTGCGGCCGCGTTGCATTTGCGCCGCACCGCGGCAAAGGTGGCGGCAACAGCGAAGGACGGAAGATGGCGGATTATGAAACGCTTCTGATCGAACGGCACGATGCGGTGACGCTCGTGCGGCTGAACCGGCCGCAGGCGCTGAATGCGTTGAACAGCCAGGTGCTGGCCGATCTGACCGCCGCCTTCGCGGCCTACGACGCCGATCCCGAGCAACGCTGCCTCGTGCTGACGGGCAGCGAAAAGGCGTTCGCGGCCGGCGCCGACATCAAGGAGATGCAGGCCAAGGGCTTCGCCGACATGTATGCCGGGAATTTCTTCGCCGGCTGGGATCGGGTGACGGCGACGCGCAAGCCCTGGATCGCGGCGGTGGCGGGCTTCGCGCTCGGCGGCGGGTGCGAACTGGCGATGATGGCGGATTTCATCCTCGCGGCCGACACGGCCAAGTTCGGCCAGCCCGAGATCAAGCTGGGCGTGGCGCCGGGCATGGGCGGATCGCAGCGTCTGACCCGCGCCGTCGGCAAGGCCAAGGCGATGGAGATGTGCCTCACCGGCCGGATGATGGATGCGGCCGAGGCCGAGCGCGCGAGCCTGGTGGCGCGCGTGCTGCCCGCCGCCGATCTGCTCGACGAGGCGATGAAAACCGCCGCCACGATCGCGGGGATGGCGCCGCTGGCCGTCATCGCCAACAAGGAAATGGTCAATGCCGCGTTCGAGACGGGGCTGGGGATGGGCATCGCCTTCGAGCGGCGCCTGTTCCACGGGCTCGCCGCGACCGAGGACAAGATGGAAGGCATGACCGCCTTCGTCGAGAAGCGTGCTGGCAAGTGGAGTGGTCGATGAAGACTGTGATGGGGGGTGTGGTGGCGCTGCTGCTGGCGGGATCGGCGGCGGCGATGGAGCCCAAGGCGGCGGTGCAGGCGGTGGACGCGCAGATCGCGAAGGACTGGCCGAAGCTGGACGCGCTCTACAAGGACATTCACGCCCATCCTGAACTGGCCTTCCAGGAGACGCGCTCGGCGGCGTTGCTCGCCAAGGAGATGCGCGCGCTGGGCTTCACCGTCACGGAAGGCGTCGGCAAGACCGGCGTGGTCGCGATCCTGAAGAACGGTGCGGGCCCCACCATCATGCTGCGGACCGAAATGGACGGCCTGCCGATGGAGGAGAAGAGCGGCCTGCCTTATGCCAGCCGCGTGCAGGTGGAGACGCCGGATGGCGGCAAAACCTTCGTCGCCGAAAGCTGCGGCCACGACAATCACATGGCCTGGTGGGTGGGCGCGGCCCGCACGCTGCTGGCGATGAAGACGCAGTGGAAGGGCACGCTCATGTTCATCGCGCAGCCCGCCGAAGAGGTGGGCAAGGGCGCGCATGCGATGCTGGACGACGGCTTGTTCACCAAATTCCCGAAGCCCGATTTCGCGATCGGCGCGCATGTCGGATCGGGGCTGGCGGGGACGGTTGGCGTGAAGGACGGTGCGGCTACATCGAACAGCGATACGCTGGAGATCACCTTCAAGGGGCGAGGCGCGCACGGATCGATGCCGAGCGCCTCGATCGACCCGATCGTGATGGGCGCGCATTTCGTGACCGACGTGCAGAGCGTGGTGAGCCGCGAGCGCGAGGCGGCGAGCTTCGGCGTGGTGACGGTCGGCAGCTTCCAGGCGGGCACCGTCGCGAACATCATCCCGGATACGGCGCTGGTGAAGCTCAGCATCCGCTCCTTCTCGCCCGAGGTGCGGACCAAGCTGCTCGACGGCGTGACGCGCACCGCCAAGGGGGCTGCGATCATGGCCGGCGCGCCCGAGCCCGTGATCGCGCATCCCGGCGAGAATCACGCGGTGATCAACGATCACAAGCTCTCGGTGGAGGCGGCCGACTATCTGACCAAGGCCGGCGGCGACACGATCCAATATGTGCGGCCCGAACTGCCCGGCTGGTCCGCCAGCGAGGATTTCTCGGCTTATGGGGAGCAGGGTGTGCCGTCGCTCTTCTACAGCATCGGCGGCTATGATGCGGCGACCCTGGCCGAATATGCGAAGAAGGGTCAGGCCGTGCCGACCAATCACTCGCCCTTCTTCACGCCCGATCACGATAAGGCGATTCCCACGGGGATCCGCACGCTGGCGCTGACGGTGCTGATGCTGGCACCTGCCAGCTGAGGGGGAAGCGGCGCGTCATTGCGAGCGCAGCGAAGTAATCCAGTCCCGCACGGCCGGAGCTGGATTGCTTCCGCCGGCTCAAGGCCGGAGTCGCAATGACGGACGGCAACTAACCCGTTCGTCCTGAGCGAAGTCGAAGGACGGGGTCCGGGCGGAGTGTTTGCGGCCCGTGCTGCGACTTCGCTCAGCACGGACGGGGAACAGGGGGCTGTGCCGGAGCAGCCCTCAGCCGATGGCGCTCCAGGCGCCGGCGACGTCGGCCAGCATCGCGCGGGCCTGTTCCAGCGCGGTGTCGCGGCCGGCGCCGGGAATGGTGACGAGGCGGCGGGCCTCGCGATAGATCTTGGCCAGGCTCACGGCGATCTCGCCGCCCTTGTCCATATCCAGCCCCGTTTCCAGACCGTGCAGGATCGACAGCGCGCGCGACTGCAACGGTGCCGCGCGCCCGCGATCGCCGGCCGCCTCGGCCGCGCGCAGCGAGTCGAGCGCCTTCATCAGCTCCTCGAACAGGATCACGATCAGCTGATGCGGGCTCGCGCCTTCGACGCGGGCATTCACATCGACGGTGCGATAGCGGGCGGCGGTGGCAGCGCCGTAACGGGATGAGGCTCCAAACATCAGGCGGTACTCTTCGTCCAGACGGCGACTTGCTGCTCCAGATAGCTCTGGGTCGCCTTGTACGCGGCGACGCGTGTGTTCATCGCCGCAAATTGGGTCGTCAGACGATCGCGATAATTCGCGCTGTCGTCGGCGATCTTGGTCTTCTGATCAGTGAGATCGGTCTTCTCGGTGGTCAGCTGGGTGCTGAGCGCATCCAGCACACCGCCCGAGGCGCGCAGCGAATCGCGGATCGCCTGCAATGCGCCGCCGAGGCCGAGATCCACCGTGATCGTGGCGCTGGCGATATCGCCGCTGGGCTGGATCACGAGGCCGCTCGCGCCCGACGTGACCGAGGCATAGAGACTGCCGCCGGTGGTGACGCCTGCGACGCCCGCGATCGTGCCCGAGGCGGAGTGCTCGCTCGTCTGCGCGACGATGTTGGTCAGCTGATAGGTGCCGGGCTTGGTGGCGCCCATCGCGCTGGTGATCTTGATCAGCGGGCTCGACGCGTGCTGCGTGGGATTGAACATCGCCTCGACCGCGTCGGGATAAGCGGTGAGCTGCTTGGTGAGCAGCGCATTGTCCAGGGTCAGCGTGCCGTCGCGGTTGGTGACCACGCCGATCTCGGCCAGCGTGCTGGGGCCGCCCGATGTGTTGAGCACGGTCGACGTGAGGCGCGACAGCTGCGTCTGCATCTGGCGGATCGCGCTGTTGTTGTAGAGCGGGCCGGTGGTGACGCTGCCGTCCGTACCGGTGACGCTGGTGGCCGTGGCGGTGTCGATCTGGCCCTTCAGCTCGTTATAGGCGGCGACGAAATCGCTCACCGCCTGCTTGATCGCGTCGGTGGGGCGGGAGGCGCCCAGAGTGATCGTCTCGTTCGGAGCGGCCGACACGAGATTGAGCGACACGCCGTCGATCAGATCGTCGATCGTATTGCTGGCGCGCGAGACGTCGACGCCGTCGAGACGCACGATCGCGTCCTGCGCGGACTGCGCCTGCGTCATGCCGCTGGTCGGCTGCGGATAGACGAAGCGGACCTGGCCCACCTGGGCGTTCGCGGCGGGCTGCAGCGTGAAGCTGGGTGCGGTCAGGCCGCCATTGCTGTCGCTGATGGCGAGGCGCGAGCCCGACGCATCGGTGACGATCGAGGCGGTGACGCCGAGGCCCGCATTGTTGATCGCGTCGGCCATGCCGGTGAGATTGTCCGACGCGGAGTCGATCGTGATCGTCGCGCTGCCCTGCGCCGTGGTGAGCGTGAAATTGCCCTGGCCGACGGCTGCGGTGGTGGCGTCCTTGAGCGCGGGCGAGACGACGCTGCTGCCCGAAACCGTCATCCCCGAGGCGTTGAAGGCGAGCTTCGCCAGATCGGCGCTGGCGTCGGGTCCGGGCGTGATCGTGAAGGCGTTCGCCGCGCCCGTCGCGCCCTTGAGCGTGAGGCGCGCACCGGTGGAATCGGTGACGACGGAGGCGGTGACGCCCGCGCCGCTGCTGTTGATCGCCTGGGCGAGCCCGGCCAGCGTGTTGTTGCCGCTGTTGATCGTCACGGCATAGCTGTTGGCGCCCGAGCCGATTACGATCGTGCCGGTGCCGACCGCGGCGCCCGCATTGGCATAATAAGGCGAGACGAGGCTCTGCGCCTGGGCGACCTGACGGACGCTCAACTGCGCCGAGAGCGCGCCGATCTGTGAACCGGCCTTGGCGGTGGCGGTGAGGACGGACGTGTTGGAGCTGGTCGGCTGGGTGAACAGCGACCCGCCCGAGATCAGCGTCGTCAGCGCGGTCGAGAAGGCGTCGATGCCGTTCGAGAGCGTGGCGAGCGACGAGATCTTGGCGGTGTTCGCCGTTTCCTTCGCCGTGACCGCCGCCGTCTTGGTATCGTAGGTCGCGGAGACGAGACCCGTGACGAGCGAGCCCGTATCGATGCCGTTATTGGCATTCAGCGCCGTGAGGATGGCGCTCCCGCTCGACGCGGCCGTGGCTGAGGTGGTGGTCATGATCGGCTGCGTCTCCGTGTTGGATTAACGGCGAAGGGGGCGGCGTTTTTAGGGGCCGACCCGGACGATTTTGAGGTTCGGATCATCGTCAGGCGGTCGCGCGGCCGGTTTCGTCGAAGCGGGCCTCGGGCGGCACGTCCACACTCGGCTGGCGGACGCCTTCGGCCATCGCGCGATCGAGATTGAAGACGAAGGCGAGGACGGTGGCGACCGCGATGAACAGATCGTCGCGGATCACCTGGCCCGTGCGCGAAGTGAAGTAGATGGCGCGCGTGAGCTGCGGATAGCTGAGGATCGGCACGGCGTTCGCATCCGCCAGTTCGCGGATCGCGCGAGCGGTCTCGTCCTTGCCGCGCGCGATCACCACCGGCACCACGTCGAAGCCGGGGCGATAGCGCAGGGCGACCGCGAAGTGGGTCGGGTTGGTGAGGACGACGGTCGCTTCCGGGATCGCCTTGCGAACGGCGTTGTTCAATATCTCGTACTGGCGCCGGCGGCGCGCGCCCTTCATCTCGGGCGAGCCCTCATTCTGCTTATGCTCTTCCTTCACCTGCTGCTTGCTCATCCGCAGGCGGCCGGCGCGCTGGAAGATCTGCGTCGGGATATCCATGCCGGCAATCGCGCCCAGCGCCAGCGCCATGACGAGGATGGAGACGGTGAAGACGTGGCCGACATTGGCGAGTTCGCCCGCAATGTCGCCCCGGCCGAGGCCGATCAGGCTCGGCATCCGCCCCTTGAGCATCCAGTAAGCGACCGCGCCGAGCAGGACCACCTTCACCAGGCTCTTGCCCAGCTCGACGAGCCCCTGCATCCCGAAGATGCGCTTCACGCCATTCAGCGGATTGAGCTTGTCCGGCTTGAACGCGACCGCGCCCCAGCGGAAGCCGAGCGACCCCAGCGCCGCCGGCGTGCCGACCGCGGCGACGAGCGTGAGGCCGAACAGCGTGAAGAGCGGCACCACCAGCGGCAGGATCAGGCCGATCGCCGCCTGGGCGGGATCGAACCCCTCGATGCTGGCGCGATCGAAGGTCAGGCCGCGCACCAGCACATTCTGGCAGGCGCCCACGAACGAGGGCCCCGCCAGCGCGATCCAGGCCGCGCCCGAGAGCACGACGAGCGCCGTCCCCAGTTCGCGCGACTGGAGGACGTCGCCTTGCTCGACGGCCTCCTTCCGACGCTTCTCGGTCGGGGCTTCCGTCTGTTCGTCGCGATCGGGTTTCTCTGACATGCGCGCGTGATGCGCCCGCTATGGTTAAGAGGGAGTTAGGAGAGGTTGATGAATTGACGGCGCGGAGGGCGCCCCGGGCCGTGGGCGGGGCTCGCACGGGCCGAAAGACTCTTCCCTTTATGTCCGGCTCGTGAAATCATCCCTTCGCCGGCCAATGAGACCGGTAAGAGAGGATAGGAGGCTGCGCCATGACCATCGCGGCGATACTCCGCGTGAAGGGCGACGAGGTCGTCCATGTTTCTCCGCAGGCGAGTCTGCGTGAGCTGATCGACATCCTGACGGAAAAGAGAATCGGGGCCGTGCCCGTGATCGATGGCGATTCTGTCGTCGGCATCATGTCCGAGCGGGACGTGATGCAGGCGTTGAAGCGCCTCGGGCCCGCCGCGCTCGACCGACCCGTGCGGGAGACGATGACGGCGCCGCCGATCACGGTGGATCCCGATACGAGTCTGCTCGCGGGCCTTTCGCTGATGACGCGTCGCCGGATCCGGCACCTG
This DNA window, taken from Sphingomonas sp. AP4-R1, encodes the following:
- a CDS encoding CBS domain-containing protein; this encodes MTIAAILRVKGDEVVHVSPQASLRELIDILTEKRIGAVPVIDGDSVVGIMSERDVMQALKRLGPAALDRPVRETMTAPPITVDPDTSLLAGLSLMTRRRIRHLPVMQDGRMVGFVSIGDLVKARIDRIESEAEAMRAYIAT
- the flhB gene encoding flagellar type III secretion system protein FlhB; the encoded protein is MSEKPDRDEQTEAPTEKRRKEAVEQGDVLQSRELGTALVVLSGAAWIALAGPSFVGACQNVLVRGLTFDRASIEGFDPAQAAIGLILPLVVPLFTLFGLTLVAAVGTPAALGSLGFRWGAVAFKPDKLNPLNGVKRIFGMQGLVELGKSLVKVVLLGAVAYWMLKGRMPSLIGLGRGDIAGELANVGHVFTVSILVMALALGAIAGMDIPTQIFQRAGRLRMSKQQVKEEHKQNEGSPEMKGARRRRQYEILNNAVRKAIPEATVVLTNPTHFAVALRYRPGFDVVPVVIARGKDETARAIRELADANAVPILSYPQLTRAIYFTSRTGQVIRDDLFIAVATVLAFVFNLDRAMAEGVRQPSVDVPPEARFDETGRATA